A genomic stretch from Sulfurimonas sediminis includes:
- a CDS encoding ABC transporter permease has translation MPKFSIFILIFIFLFSFFGSQLYHINPYVLDAKAILLAPSLMHPLGTDRLGRDILARLIAGGEVSLVIGVGSAFVASFIGLILGSMAGYFKGSVDKTFVIIVDLFLTFPTFFLLLALVSYVNASALVLIVIISITGWMTTARLIRSESFKITSQPYIKILNIARVNTLKILLKYYAPLLAPIYFVSFTFGVGGAILAESGLSFLGLGIVAPQMSWGTILSGGKDVIDIAWWVSFFPGLMIFLVTFSLINISNYLQQITNQKEIKT, from the coding sequence ATGCCTAAATTCAGTATATTTATCCTTATCTTTATTTTTCTGTTTTCGTTTTTCGGATCACAACTATACCATATCAACCCCTATGTTTTAGATGCAAAAGCAATTTTGTTGGCGCCTTCTTTGATGCACCCTTTAGGCACGGACAGGCTGGGAAGAGATATATTGGCTCGGCTTATTGCCGGAGGAGAGGTTTCTCTTGTTATTGGGGTAGGGAGTGCTTTTGTCGCTTCTTTTATTGGACTGATTCTGGGTTCGATGGCCGGATATTTCAAAGGAAGCGTAGATAAAACATTTGTTATCATTGTTGACTTGTTTTTGACATTTCCAACATTTTTTTTACTGCTTGCACTGGTCAGTTATGTCAATGCTTCTGCTTTGGTTCTGATTGTTATCATATCAATAACAGGGTGGATGACAACTGCCAGGCTGATACGCTCTGAGAGTTTTAAGATTACTTCCCAGCCTTATATTAAAATACTCAACATCGCAAGGGTAAATACATTAAAAATACTTTTAAAATATTATGCCCCTCTTTTGGCTCCGATCTATTTTGTAAGTTTTACTTTCGGTGTGGGCGGTGCTATTTTGGCGGAATCAGGGTTGAGCTTTTTGGGATTGGGAATTGTCGCCCCGCAGATGAGCTGGGGGACAATTCTAAGTGGAGGAAAAGATGTTATTGACATTGCCTGGTGGGTGAGTTTTTTCCCAGGTTTAATGATTTTTTTAGTCACTTTTTCACTTATTAATATTTCAAACTATTTACAGCAGATTACAAACCAGAAAGAGATAAAAACTTAA